In Amyelois transitella isolate CPQ chromosome 3, ilAmyTran1.1, whole genome shotgun sequence, a single genomic region encodes these proteins:
- the LOC132903185 gene encoding uncharacterized protein LOC132903185: MARRIDEDAVLAVLLNDDSEEENLSESEPEDHLEADPAYETEGEDEVFTVNDEQLPDEDYEASDTSPPCSTDDATPSTSADRSDLIIRPSRTILRGKDKHKWSSQQSRSLSRTASRNIVHIRPGPVRSYKNLLEPLGCFSCFITDNMIDLIVTHTNAEIAIKSHKYKTLKSTQRPTDPNEIRAPIGILTLSAAMKDNHLLYLYD; this comes from the exons ATGGCTCGTCGCATCGACGAAG atGCGGTCCTTGCGGTGTTATTAAATGATGACAGTGAGGAGGAAAATTTGTCAGAGAGTGAGCCCGAAGACCACCTTGAGGCTGATCCCGCGTATGAAACGGAGGGTGAAGATGAAGTTTTTACTGTAAATGACGAGCAACTTCCGGATGAAGATTATGAGGCAAGTGATACATCTCCACCATGTTCTACTGATGACGCGACACCTAGCACTTCAGCAGACCGTAGCGACTTGATTATAAGACCATCGCGTACTATTCTTCGTGGGAAAGATAAACACAAATGGTCGTCACAACAGTCAAGGTCACTAAGCAGAACAGCTTCAAGGAACATAGTTCATATAAGACCTGGACCTGTACGCtcttataaaaatcttttagaGCCTCTGGGATGCTTTTCATGTTTCATTACTGATAATATGATTGATTTAATTGTCACCCACACCAATGCCGAGATAGCAataaaatctcataaatataaaacattaaaatctaCACAGAGACCAACCGATCCTAATGAAATTAGAGCTCCCATTGGCATTCTCACATTATCTGCAGCAATGAAAgataatcatttattatacttatatgacTAA